In Debaryomyces hansenii CBS767 chromosome A complete sequence, a genomic segment contains:
- a CDS encoding DEHA2D19448p (no similarity), with translation MEAIRIVEIDGVSVLTHDRNTLNPFSERFNKRYLVNAMDCSIIRDDILSTIHNHFDNHSKDHYVRKRVVPINYYSEIAGVKESKLNVCKICFNHCASNYINQHLKKEHSVKRNFQRHVFRTTGYAIPNQKCGFSYLYREKEDTKPPTSMTTIEGPLTHLRHEDKFLRTINANLYYGKGYPQYLHSENKEESIPMFEAVKKYILQDIPHLKGTHPIYNRMLREGILKVPVLFTTQVIYANYASRFFYTFAKLCDNRIIEEVVTSPTDEVVKRAVMETIEKYIVAEEDTTEMFMKVVIISLMLPDDRFAQSKVRAKIFDGINYFLKLAIADYMLMRNNAKEIIKKSGESSIPGI, from the coding sequence ATGGAAGCAATACGCATTGTTGAGATTGATGGGGTTTCTGTTTTAACACATGACAGAAACACTCTTAACCCTTTTTCCGAGAGATTTAACAAGAGATATTTAGTGAATGCCATGGATTGTTCCATTATCCGTGATGACATTCTATCAACAATTCATAACCACTTCGATAACCACTCAAAAGACCATTATGTGCGAAAAAGGGTTGTTCCCATCAATTACTACTCTGAAATAGCGGGAGTCAAGGAATCTAAACTCAATGTTTGCAAGATTTGTTTTAACCATTGCGCGCTGAACTACATTAATCAACATCTCAAGAAAGAGCATAGCGTTAAGAGAAATTTCCAACGGCACGTCTTCAGAACAACCGGGTATGCAATTCCCAACCAAAAGTGCGGCTTTTCCTATTTATACCGCGAAAAAGAAGACACCAAACCGCCCACTTCAATGACAACCATCGAAGGCCCGCTTACCCATCTCCGGCACGAGGACAAGTTCCTCCGCACAATCAACGCCAACCTATATTACGGAAAGGGATACCCGCAGTACCTACACAGCGAAAACAAGGAAGAAAGCATACCGATGTTTGAGGCCGTCAAGAAGTATATTCTCCAGGACATACCACATTTGAAGGGCACGCATCCCATTTACAATCGGATGTTGCGAGAGGGCATATTGAAGGTTCCCGTTCTCTTTACGACCCAGGTGATCTATGCAAACTATGCCAGCCGTTTTTTCTACACGTTTGCCAAGTTATGCGATAACCGAATCATCGAGGAAGTGGTGACCAGTCCCACCGACGAAGTGGTGAAGCGAGCGGTGATGGAGACGATCGAGAAGTATATTGTGGCGGAAGAAGACACGACTGAAATGTTTATGAAAGTCGTGATTATCTCGTTGATGCTTCCCGATGACCGGTTTGCGCAGTCGAAGGTGCGAGCCAAAATCTTTGACGGCATCAActatttcttgaagttgGCTATAGCAGACTATATGTTGATGAGAAACAACGCCAAGGAGATTATCAAAAAACTGGGAGAATCTAGCATACCAGGCATTTGA